CGCGTGGCTTGAATCGCGCGGGGTCAATTACGGGTTTCACGATTACAAGAAGGCCGGCGCCGACGCGGCGCTGTTGCAGCCGTGGGTTGATCGGCTGGGCTGGGAAGCGCTGCTCAACCGGTCGGGAACGACGTTCCGCAAGATGGACGAATCCGAACGCTCGAACATCGACGAGTCCAAGGCGATCGCGATGATGAGCGCGCAGCCCTCGCTGATCCGCCGCCCGGTGCTGGTTGCGGACGATGCATTGCTCGTCGGGTTCAAGGCGTCTGCGTACGAGGATGCCGGACTCGGCTGAGCCCTTGCCCTGCCGCCCCTTCGCGCGCAGTCTGCGCGGCGTCATGAGAAGGGGGCTTCGATGAGCGAGACGATAGAGGAAAACGCCGCGGTTTACGCGGGCGTGGTGCCGACGTGGTTTAAGGTTGCGGCGGTGGCGGCGGTGCTGTGGGAAGTGATCGGCTGCTTCATGTACGTCAGTCAGGTCACCGCCGACCCGGCGACCCTTC
Above is a genomic segment from Sphingomonas sp. LY29 containing:
- a CDS encoding ArsC family reductase, with protein sequence MVTLYGIPNCDTVKKARAWLESRGVNYGFHDYKKAGADAALLQPWVDRLGWEALLNRSGTTFRKMDESERSNIDESKAIAMMSAQPSLIRRPVLVADDALLVGFKASAYEDAGLG